The sequence GGCTTATGAAAATCCACACAGCCCGGGCTATTTTTATATCGGGCAAAATACGAGGAGAATTCCCATGTCCAGCCCTCTTGCCAACTATCTGTCTCAAAATCCCACCCCGAATCCCGGATTTGTCGCCTATTTGGCCTCGCTGGAACAGGTCGCCTCTATATCGCCCGATGTGGCAAAAAATATCGTAGGCGAGTTGGCCGACCAGCGTTCGAATCTCAAGATGATTGCGAGCGAGAATTATTGTTCTTTGCCCACGCAACTGGCTATGGGCAATTTGCTGACTGACAAATACGCCGAGGGAATTCCCGATCACCGCTTTTACGCCGGTTGTGATAATGTAGATGCGATCGAAAGCCAGGCTGCAAAACTGGCGTGCGATCTCTTTGGCGCGGATCACGCTTATGTTCAACCCCATTCGGGTGCAGATGCCAATATGGTCGCTTTTTGGGCAATTCTTTCGGGGCGTGTTCAGGATGTCGCACTGGAAAAAATAGGGGAAAAATCGCCGTTTGATCTCTCGGCTGAAGCATGGGACGCGCTTCGCAAACAATTGGGCAATCAAAAGCTCCTGGGACTGGATCTTTCATCTGGGGGGCATCTCACGCACGGCTATCGCATCAATGTGTCCGGGCGTATGTTTGAGGCGCATGAGTACTCCGTAAATAAAGAATCTGGCCTGATTGACTACGATGAAGTCCGAGATCAGGCCAGAGCGGTCAAACCTTTGATTCTTTTAGCGGGTTATAGTGCTTATCCGCGCAAAATTAATTTCCGTATTTTCCGGGAAATCGCCGATGAAGTGGGGGCTGTTTTTATGGTAGATATGGCGCATTTTTCCGGATTGGTGGCCGGTAAAGTTTTTGCGGGTGATTTTGATCCGGTTGCCCAGGCCCATGTCGTTTCGACAACCACACACAAAACCCTGCGCGGTCCCAGAGGGGGTATGGTTTTGTGTACGGAAGAATTTGCCGAACAGGTCGATAAGGGCTGCCCAATGGTGCTCGGCGGTCCACTGCCTCATGTGATGGCGGCCAAAGCTGTCGCGTTTCAGGAAGCGAGTACGCCCGAGTTTCAAGCGTATGCTGCAAGAATTGTCGATAATGCCCAGGTGCTCGCACAGGCATGTATAGACGCGGGTCTCGCGGTTCTCACAGGGGGTACTGATAATCACCTACTTCGAATCGACGTTACCCCCTTTAATCTTACGGGGCGCCAGGCCGAAACCCTGCTCCGCGATGCCGGGATTACGCTGAATAGAAATACCATTCCCTTTGATCCCAACGGTCCATGGTACACCAGTGGTCTCAGGGTGGGCACTCCGGCGCTTACGACGCTTGGCATGGGGGCAGAAGAGATGCGAGAGATCGGCGCGGTCATGGGCAATGTGCTCACCCATGCACGGCCATTGCGGTTCACGAAGGGCAGAAGTGCGGGCCAGTTTAGCAAGGTCCAATACAGAGTACAGGATGGTGTGCTCGAAGACGCCCAACAGAGGATCGCCAATCTTCTCGAGCGATTCCCGGTTTATCCCGAACTCGATCTGGCGTATTTGCAAAAGGCGTTTGGTTAGGTCAGCTTGTTCAACTAAACAATAGCTTCAAATAAAACAGGGGATTGGTGAGTTGTTTTTTGGGGACGGCATTGGCCATCATGCCGCAGATTAGATCTCGCACTTTGTCGTTGTGGGCGGCTTTGTGGATGGTAAAATTGAGGAGGGGACGCCATTGGCCCAATTTTTGCATTCGCGTGCTTGTCGCCAATTCATCGCCGATTGCATCCCATAACCGGTCTTCATATCGTTTTAAAAAAGCCGCTGAATAATTGTCTGCTGCAATGGCTTCTTGCACTGCATCAACGGCA comes from Gemmatimonadota bacterium and encodes:
- a CDS encoding glycine hydroxymethyltransferase, whose translation is MSSPLANYLSQNPTPNPGFVAYLASLEQVASISPDVAKNIVGELADQRSNLKMIASENYCSLPTQLAMGNLLTDKYAEGIPDHRFYAGCDNVDAIESQAAKLACDLFGADHAYVQPHSGADANMVAFWAILSGRVQDVALEKIGEKSPFDLSAEAWDALRKQLGNQKLLGLDLSSGGHLTHGYRINVSGRMFEAHEYSVNKESGLIDYDEVRDQARAVKPLILLAGYSAYPRKINFRIFREIADEVGAVFMVDMAHFSGLVAGKVFAGDFDPVAQAHVVSTTTHKTLRGPRGGMVLCTEEFAEQVDKGCPMVLGGPLPHVMAAKAVAFQEASTPEFQAYAARIVDNAQVLAQACIDAGLAVLTGGTDNHLLRIDVTPFNLTGRQAETLLRDAGITLNRNTIPFDPNGPWYTSGLRVGTPALTTLGMGAEEMREIGAVMGNVLTHARPLRFTKGRSAGQFSKVQYRVQDGVLEDAQQRIANLLERFPVYPELDLAYLQKAFG